In the genome of Pelobacter seleniigenes DSM 18267, one region contains:
- a CDS encoding phosphoribosyl-ATP diphosphatase, with the protein MTNKDNQPAVATDILDAVYRIILERKQLGDGEKSYVKSLFDKGLDKILSKIGEEATETAVAGKGGEADDIVYETADLFFHVLVLLGYYEIPPERIYAELRRRFGMSGIEEKAARGDK; encoded by the coding sequence ATGACCAATAAAGACAACCAACCTGCGGTCGCAACAGATATTCTTGATGCGGTCTACCGGATTATTCTGGAACGCAAACAATTGGGTGACGGAGAAAAATCCTACGTCAAATCCCTGTTCGACAAGGGGCTTGACAAGATTCTCAGCAAAATCGGCGAAGAGGCCACCGAGACTGCCGTGGCAGGCAAGGGGGGCGAGGCTGACGACATCGTCTACGAAACCGCCGACCTGTTTTTTCATGTTTTGGTGCTGCTCGGTTATTATGAAATCCCACCAGAGCGGATTTATGCCGAATTGCGGCGCCGGTTCGGGATGTCGGGGATTGAGGAGAAGGCGGCACGCGGGGATAAGTAG
- a CDS encoding PAS domain-containing sensor histidine kinase yields the protein MASHRSQHLTELIRDNEEWLMERILHYASLHNYTAYTSTLMEAWRASISGLSEALIQALASYDNPPEFGPTEDWFGDPCGIFGRHEADLHRSRGITLSMFLSLMKYYRQTYLDLLQARYPTTCDWETLFVQRFFDRVEISFVESWANVDMTQNNVELQRANRNLANEKNKFLTLFESSSLPCFLVTRDGRVDVMNLAAVRFFGQGTRPGEAYYFGRQNLTVPEWLADDIGGFCSSDKSEFEFEKIFCSAGQEYYFDILFKRMLDVSQKFSGVVVTLKDTTARVCAQKKLEQLHSNLKATQAQLLQREKMASIGQLATGVAHEINNPIGFVQSNLSSLQRYGEKLGLVLQQTEALLGEGQDTTLATRYAEILGKNRIGQVLEDMPSLIKESLEGTARVATIVRNLKTFSRVDSDSWGLCDLNESLESTLSIVWNELKYKAEIRRHYGRLEAVYCNPQLISQVFLNLLINAGQALGDKGTISLTTWQDDADSYITIADTGCGMTEETKRRLFEPFYTTKEVGQGTGLGMSIVYDIVSTHHGSIIVDSTLGQGSSFTIRLPKRAAQPQEGLLQGAEPG from the coding sequence ATGGCGAGTCATCGATCACAACATCTCACAGAGCTTATTCGTGACAATGAAGAATGGTTGATGGAGCGCATTCTTCATTATGCCTCTCTGCACAACTATACCGCTTATACTTCAACCCTGATGGAAGCATGGCGTGCTTCCATCTCCGGGTTGTCAGAGGCTTTGATTCAGGCTTTGGCTAGTTATGACAATCCTCCCGAATTTGGCCCGACCGAGGATTGGTTCGGCGATCCTTGCGGGATCTTTGGGCGTCACGAAGCTGATCTGCATCGCAGTCGCGGCATCACCCTGTCCATGTTTCTCAGTCTGATGAAGTACTATCGGCAGACCTATCTCGATCTGTTGCAGGCTCGCTATCCAACAACCTGCGACTGGGAAACCCTCTTTGTGCAGCGTTTTTTTGACCGGGTTGAGATCAGTTTCGTGGAAAGCTGGGCCAATGTCGATATGACCCAGAACAATGTCGAGCTGCAAAGAGCCAATCGTAACCTTGCCAACGAAAAGAACAAGTTTCTGACCCTGTTTGAAAGTTCCAGCCTGCCCTGTTTCTTGGTCACCAGGGATGGCCGTGTCGATGTCATGAACCTTGCAGCTGTACGATTTTTCGGCCAGGGAACGCGGCCGGGTGAAGCCTATTATTTTGGTCGGCAGAATCTCACTGTACCCGAATGGCTGGCCGATGATATTGGCGGGTTTTGCAGCAGCGATAAGAGTGAATTTGAGTTTGAAAAGATCTTTTGCTCCGCAGGGCAGGAATATTATTTCGATATCCTTTTCAAACGGATGCTGGACGTCAGTCAAAAGTTCTCCGGGGTGGTCGTGACTCTCAAGGATACGACCGCCCGAGTCTGCGCACAGAAAAAACTGGAACAGTTGCACAGCAACCTCAAGGCGACCCAGGCGCAACTGCTGCAGCGCGAAAAGATGGCCTCCATCGGTCAGCTGGCCACCGGAGTTGCTCATGAGATCAACAACCCGATCGGGTTTGTGCAGAGCAATCTGTCCAGTTTGCAGAGATATGGTGAGAAGCTTGGCCTCGTGTTGCAACAGACCGAGGCCCTGCTGGGAGAAGGACAGGATACCACCCTTGCTACTCGGTATGCCGAAATTTTGGGCAAGAATCGCATCGGGCAGGTTCTGGAAGATATGCCTTCGTTGATTAAGGAATCCCTGGAGGGAACGGCACGAGTTGCCACGATTGTCCGGAATTTGAAAACCTTTTCCAGGGTGGACAGCGACAGCTGGGGGCTTTGCGACCTGAATGAAAGCTTGGAAAGCACCCTCAGTATCGTCTGGAATGAATTGAAATATAAGGCCGAGATTCGCAGGCATTACGGCCGTCTGGAAGCGGTTTATTGTAATCCACAGTTGATCAGCCAGGTCTTCCTAAACCTGCTCATCAATGCCGGGCAAGCCCTGGGTGACAAAGGAACAATCAGCTTAACAACCTGGCAGGATGACGCTGACAGCTATATCACCATTGCCGATACCGGTTGCGGGATGACCGAGGAGACCAAGCGGAGGCTGTTCGAACCGTTTTATACAACCAAGGAGGTCGGCCAGGGGACCGGACTGGGGATGAGTATCGTCTATGATATCGTTTCCACACATCATGGCAGTATCATCGTTGACAGTACCCTTGGTCAGGGCAGTTCTTTTACCATCCGCCTGCCGAAGCGGGCCGCGCAGCCACAGGAGGGTCTTTTGCAGGGAGCAGAGCCCGGCTAA
- a CDS encoding tetratricopeptide repeat protein: protein MSHDHISQLFIGIEEAKRGNTLLGMQLLNGLQEDSPHHRFYEAKAWFSYCLAKEKRDFRQAIASCQDAWEKKPDSSEICLALGRIYLLAGHRSAAIRVLQRGLEIDNNREIYRLLSSIGIRKSPVFGFLDRKNMVNIFTGRLFRRIGLR from the coding sequence ATGTCACATGACCATATCAGCCAATTGTTCATCGGCATCGAAGAAGCGAAACGGGGAAACACACTGCTGGGAATGCAACTATTAAACGGTTTGCAGGAGGATTCCCCTCATCATCGTTTTTACGAGGCAAAAGCCTGGTTCAGCTACTGCCTCGCCAAAGAAAAAAGGGACTTTCGGCAAGCGATTGCCTCCTGTCAGGACGCCTGGGAGAAAAAACCTGACAGCTCGGAGATCTGCCTCGCTCTCGGTAGAATTTATCTGCTGGCCGGCCACAGGTCTGCGGCCATTCGGGTTCTGCAACGCGGACTCGAAATCGACAACAATCGAGAGATCTACCGGCTCCTGAGCAGTATCGGGATTCGCAAGTCACCGGTGTTCGGCTTTCTCGACCGAAAAAACATGGTCAACATCTTCACCGGTCGCCTGTTCAGGAGAATCGGCCTGCGTTAG
- a CDS encoding FKBP-type peptidyl-prolyl cis-trans isomerase, whose product MAKAKEADKVSIHFIGKLADGTIIDSTYPDPEHEACHDEDCCHEHGPMELTIGAGEFYIPIETALVGMQVGEKKTLVITPDDAFGDYDPECVFSVKRTELPEEIDPEVGMELEVTNEDDEAFMVTIVEVNDEEVTLDPNHPLAGEELTYEFELLEIL is encoded by the coding sequence ATGGCAAAGGCGAAAGAGGCAGACAAAGTCTCCATTCATTTTATCGGGAAGTTAGCCGACGGCACCATTATCGACAGTACCTATCCGGATCCTGAGCACGAAGCATGTCATGACGAGGATTGTTGCCACGAGCACGGCCCCATGGAATTGACTATCGGCGCGGGAGAGTTTTATATCCCCATCGAAACAGCTCTGGTCGGCATGCAGGTCGGCGAAAAGAAAACTCTGGTCATTACCCCTGATGATGCTTTTGGTGATTATGATCCGGAATGCGTTTTCAGCGTCAAGCGTACCGAACTGCCGGAAGAGATCGATCCTGAAGTGGGTATGGAACTGGAAGTGACCAACGAAGATGACGAGGCCTTCATGGTGACCATCGTTGAGGTCAATGACGAAGAGGTGACCCTTGACCCCAATCATCCGCTGGCCGGTGAAGAACTGACCTACGAGTTCGAACTGCTGGAGATCCTCTGA
- a CDS encoding hydrogenase small subunit: MGDFNDLLTSHGISRRDFLKYCSTLGAALALPLSLTARIAAALESDTRPPVIWLEFQDCAGDSESLLRANRPGVAELILKHISLDYHETIMAAAGQQAEASKKATLEKYKGQYLCVVEGAIPVGANGAFCTIGGQSAVNILHEVGGNAAAIIAVGTCSSFGGIQAAYPNPTDARSVRDLLPGKTIINLPGCPMNVDNLTGTIVHLLTFGHPPALDRHLRPLFAYGKRIHDNCERRAHFDAGQYVESFGDYGHRQGWCLYKMGCKGPETFHNCPTLRWNEGTSWPVMAGHGCAGCSEPGFFDTMMPMYSRLPNVPGFGVEASALKVGAAIVGVSAAVFGTHGAVTLARNWKHIRAAKQETDQELEADVSDGDK, translated from the coding sequence ATGGGTGACTTTAATGACCTGTTGACCAGCCACGGCATCTCGCGGCGTGATTTTCTGAAATACTGCTCAACCCTTGGCGCTGCCCTGGCGCTGCCCCTCTCCCTGACGGCCAGAATCGCTGCGGCGCTAGAGAGCGATACCCGCCCCCCGGTGATCTGGCTGGAGTTCCAGGACTGTGCCGGCGACTCGGAATCATTGCTACGGGCGAACCGCCCCGGTGTCGCCGAACTGATTCTCAAACATATCTCCCTGGACTATCATGAAACCATTATGGCCGCGGCCGGACAGCAAGCCGAGGCCAGTAAAAAAGCCACCCTGGAGAAATATAAAGGGCAATATCTCTGTGTCGTCGAAGGGGCTATTCCAGTCGGTGCGAATGGCGCTTTCTGCACCATCGGCGGACAGTCAGCCGTCAATATCCTGCATGAGGTCGGCGGCAATGCCGCGGCCATTATTGCGGTCGGCACCTGTTCGTCCTTTGGCGGGATTCAGGCGGCCTATCCAAATCCCACCGATGCCCGCTCGGTTCGCGACCTGTTGCCCGGCAAGACCATTATCAATCTGCCCGGTTGTCCCATGAATGTCGATAACCTGACCGGGACCATTGTCCATCTGCTGACCTTCGGTCATCCACCCGCTCTTGATCGGCACTTAAGGCCGCTGTTTGCCTATGGCAAGCGCATCCACGATAACTGCGAGCGGCGCGCTCATTTCGATGCCGGGCAGTATGTCGAAAGTTTTGGCGACTATGGCCATCGGCAAGGCTGGTGCCTGTATAAAATGGGCTGCAAGGGGCCGGAGACCTTCCATAACTGTCCGACGCTGAGGTGGAATGAAGGGACCAGTTGGCCGGTCATGGCCGGCCACGGGTGTGCTGGCTGCAGTGAGCCGGGCTTTTTCGACACCATGATGCCGATGTATTCGCGGTTACCGAATGTGCCGGGGTTCGGGGTCGAAGCCTCGGCCCTAAAGGTCGGTGCCGCCATCGTCGGGGTTTCGGCGGCGGTGTTTGGCACCCATGGCGCGGTCACCCTGGCTCGCAACTGGAAGCATATCAGAGCGGCCAAACAGGAAACCGACCAGGAACTCGAAGCGGATGTCTCCGACGGCGACAAATAA
- a CDS encoding nickel-dependent hydrogenase large subunit, which translates to MAQKIVVDPITRIEGHLRIEAQIENGRIVDAWSSSTMFRGIERILQDRDPRDAWYFTQRFCGVCTTVHSLASIRAVENALNIKVPFNAELIRNLIMAIQNVQDHVIHFYHLHALDWVDVVSALDADPTRTASLQQSISSWKYCGADYFAGVQKKIGAFVKTGRLGPFTNGYWGHPAMKLPPEANLMAVAHYLEALQLQKEIIKIHAILGSKNPHPQTFLVGGMAIPVDPNSQNALNADRIAEISQYIAMAREFVEQVYIPDVLAVAPFYLDWTTIGGGHRNYLSYGEFPDDQRGYPQGFWLPAGVILDGDLSRVLPVDQQKITEYVTHSWYEYGAGDAVGKHPWEGETNWKYTGPNPPYEFLDTANKYSWVKSPRYDDRPMEVGPLSRMLIGYASKHKEITATVDYVLGQLNAGPEVLFSTLGRTAARAVETLITVQKMSHWLDLLVANIKTGDYQIHNGEKWDPETWPASARGYGFHEAPRGSLGHWIVIENKNIRNYQAVVPSTWNAGPRDPAGNRGQYEEALIGTPVADPERPLEILRTMHSFDPCLACAVHLYDEKGDLRGKAKIL; encoded by the coding sequence ATGGCTCAGAAAATAGTGGTAGATCCGATCACCCGCATTGAAGGCCACCTGCGCATCGAAGCACAGATCGAAAACGGCCGGATCGTCGATGCCTGGTCCAGTTCGACCATGTTCAGAGGGATTGAACGGATCCTGCAGGATCGCGACCCGCGCGACGCCTGGTATTTCACCCAGCGTTTCTGCGGCGTCTGCACCACGGTGCATTCGCTGGCGTCGATCAGGGCGGTGGAGAACGCCTTGAATATCAAGGTGCCGTTCAATGCCGAACTGATCCGTAACCTGATCATGGCCATTCAGAATGTTCAGGACCATGTGATCCATTTCTACCATCTGCACGCCCTGGACTGGGTCGATGTGGTCTCGGCCCTGGACGCCGATCCGACACGGACGGCTTCACTGCAGCAGAGTATTTCCAGCTGGAAGTATTGCGGAGCCGATTATTTCGCGGGCGTCCAGAAAAAGATCGGTGCTTTCGTCAAGACCGGCCGGCTGGGTCCGTTTACCAACGGCTACTGGGGGCATCCGGCCATGAAGCTGCCGCCGGAAGCCAACCTGATGGCCGTGGCCCATTATCTGGAGGCGTTGCAGCTGCAGAAGGAGATCATCAAGATTCATGCGATTCTGGGCTCGAAAAATCCCCACCCACAGACCTTCCTGGTCGGCGGTATGGCGATTCCCGTTGATCCCAACAGCCAAAACGCCCTCAATGCCGACCGAATTGCCGAGATCAGCCAATATATCGCCATGGCCCGGGAATTTGTCGAGCAGGTTTACATCCCGGATGTCCTGGCGGTAGCACCGTTTTACCTGGATTGGACAACCATCGGCGGCGGTCATCGCAACTATCTGTCCTACGGCGAATTCCCGGATGATCAGCGTGGTTATCCGCAGGGATTCTGGTTGCCAGCCGGGGTCATTCTGGATGGCGACCTCAGCCGGGTCCTGCCCGTCGATCAGCAGAAAATCACCGAATATGTCACCCACTCCTGGTACGAATATGGGGCCGGCGATGCGGTCGGCAAGCATCCCTGGGAAGGGGAGACCAACTGGAAATATACCGGGCCGAATCCACCCTATGAGTTTCTTGATACCGCCAACAAGTATTCCTGGGTGAAATCACCCCGCTATGATGATCGGCCGATGGAGGTCGGGCCGCTCTCGCGGATGCTCATCGGTTATGCCTCAAAGCATAAAGAAATCACCGCGACCGTCGACTATGTGCTCGGCCAGCTCAATGCCGGTCCAGAAGTCCTCTTCTCCACCCTGGGACGCACCGCGGCCAGGGCTGTGGAAACCCTGATCACCGTCCAGAAGATGTCGCACTGGCTCGACCTTCTGGTCGCTAATATCAAGACCGGGGATTACCAGATTCACAACGGTGAAAAGTGGGATCCGGAGACCTGGCCGGCTTCAGCCCGGGGTTATGGATTCCATGAAGCGCCGCGGGGTTCCCTGGGGCATTGGATTGTCATCGAGAACAAGAACATTCGCAATTACCAGGCCGTGGTGCCGTCCACCTGGAACGCCGGGCCGCGTGACCCGGCCGGCAATCGGGGGCAGTACGAGGAAGCGTTGATCGGGACTCCTGTCGCTGATCCGGAACGGCCCCTGGAGATTCTCAGAACCATGCATTCCTTCGATCCGTGCCTGGCCTGCGCGGTTCATCTGTATGACGAAAAGGGCGATCTGCGCGGCAAAGCCAAAATTTTATAG
- the cybH gene encoding Ni/Fe-hydrogenase, b-type cytochrome subunit yields the protein MAESKVHNSEMAQPQYEQCAARNFLYIWEGPVRIIHWLNFFCILILSATGYYIHDPFLDASHHPYLMGDVRFLHYLFGVIFSISLLARIYWLFTGTYFSTWRAFPNPFNPKDRQTFWAFIRFYTFLGKDTPHILGHNPVAFLAYTFLFFLFALQLLSGFALWGQADPGSALAAVTGWVFGLVSNQWVRWFHFMVMFLIAGFFINHIYSVVLFDFKSKSGEVSSIFSGWKPDRR from the coding sequence ATGGCTGAGAGCAAAGTGCATAACAGCGAAATGGCGCAGCCGCAGTACGAGCAGTGCGCGGCGCGGAATTTCCTGTATATCTGGGAAGGGCCGGTGCGGATCATCCACTGGCTGAACTTTTTCTGCATCCTGATCCTGTCCGCAACCGGCTACTATATCCATGATCCGTTCCTGGATGCGAGTCATCATCCTTACCTGATGGGGGATGTCCGCTTTCTGCATTACCTGTTCGGGGTGATCTTTTCCATCAGCCTGCTGGCGCGGATTTATTGGCTGTTTACCGGGACCTATTTTTCGACCTGGCGGGCCTTTCCCAATCCGTTCAACCCCAAGGATCGGCAGACTTTTTGGGCTTTTATCCGCTTTTATACCTTCCTGGGCAAGGACACCCCGCATATCCTCGGCCATAACCCGGTGGCGTTTCTGGCTTATACTTTTTTGTTTTTCCTGTTTGCACTGCAACTGTTGTCCGGATTTGCCCTCTGGGGCCAGGCCGACCCCGGCAGCGCTCTGGCCGCGGTGACCGGCTGGGTATTCGGGCTGGTCAGCAATCAGTGGGTGCGCTGGTTTCATTTCATGGTCATGTTCCTGATCGCCGGCTTTTTCATCAACCACATCTACAGTGTGGTGCTGTTCGATTTTAAATCCAAATCCGGCGAGGTCAGCTCAATCTTCTCCGGCTGGAAACCGGATCGGCGCTGA
- a CDS encoding hydrogenase maturation protease, with protein sequence MRNFLVLGLGNLLMSDDAAGLHAVYALQKTYPDAANFRILDGGTLGLDLLGPIAWADQLLILDAVDVDAAPGAVVRVEGADIDSVFASKLSPHQMGLRDILAAAELCGDRPAELVLLGIQAENISMSMDLSPAVHTGLERLVAVAAGMIDDFLSSSQVPPEQGSVQSC encoded by the coding sequence ATGAGAAATTTCCTGGTCCTGGGGTTGGGCAATCTGCTGATGAGCGACGATGCCGCTGGTCTGCATGCCGTCTATGCCCTGCAGAAAACCTATCCTGATGCAGCGAATTTCAGGATTCTCGATGGCGGGACCTTGGGGCTTGATCTGCTGGGTCCCATTGCCTGGGCCGATCAGCTGCTGATCCTCGATGCGGTGGATGTCGATGCCGCTCCCGGCGCTGTGGTCCGTGTGGAAGGGGCGGATATCGATAGCGTCTTCGCCAGTAAACTTTCCCCGCATCAGATGGGCCTCAGGGACATTCTGGCCGCAGCTGAGCTCTGTGGTGACCGACCAGCCGAGCTGGTTCTGCTGGGGATTCAGGCGGAAAACATCAGCATGTCCATGGATCTTTCCCCGGCCGTCCACACCGGCCTGGAGCGGTTGGTTGCGGTTGCCGCCGGGATGATCGATGATTTCCTCTCCTCCTCGCAGGTCCCTCCTGAACAAGGCTCTGTCCAGAGCTGCTGA
- a CDS encoding RT0821/Lpp0805 family surface protein, with protein sequence MKRNFCLFIATCLLMICTPALGQDILQPLSGIDQRAANQNFQAALEYNTTGTPLTWHNPDAAISGTTVPTRTWQADNGQACREFQQSVIIAGREQQAYGTACRQPDGQWRIVNPRTLQPPSQVVRPLQPAPPVYRYSRVQPDYWYYPASLVIGFGLVRYFDYDDHRHYPHYRDNRHHWPHQRHFDRGWDHRRHRR encoded by the coding sequence ATGAAACGCAATTTTTGCCTGTTCATCGCCACCTGCCTGCTCATGATCTGTACCCCCGCCCTAGGGCAGGATATCCTGCAGCCGCTTTCCGGCATCGACCAGCGCGCCGCCAACCAAAACTTCCAGGCCGCCCTCGAATACAACACCACGGGAACTCCGTTGACCTGGCACAATCCGGATGCAGCGATCTCCGGCACCACGGTGCCGACCAGAACCTGGCAGGCGGATAACGGCCAGGCTTGTCGTGAATTCCAGCAATCAGTCATCATCGCCGGCCGGGAGCAACAGGCCTATGGAACCGCCTGCCGCCAACCCGACGGACAGTGGCGGATCGTCAACCCCAGGACCTTACAACCGCCCAGCCAGGTGGTTCGCCCGCTGCAGCCCGCTCCACCAGTCTACCGGTATTCACGTGTTCAGCCGGACTATTGGTATTATCCCGCCAGTCTGGTGATCGGTTTCGGCCTGGTCAGGTATTTCGATTATGATGATCATCGCCATTACCCCCATTACCGCGACAACCGGCATCATTGGCCACACCAGCGACACTTTGATCGCGGCTGGGATCATCGTCGTCACCGGCGCTGA
- a CDS encoding serine protein kinase PrkA, translating to MPDGMKHTAVKPIDRAMQHFAHVQTNYRHAEPIPFSQYLEQVTAHPTTAIRNIFQVFHDMIKSFVEKGVDEYEGDPESINYVYYDTSRLFVKNADNPFFADRLFSNRLVKLVDNFRSSAQQNKIYIFKGPHGSGKSTFLDNLLRVFEQYANSPAGCSYETVWRLDRRLLNQFDDVQMDRLLMRVSELMDEQELRNNNLQKAQRIIQRGELFVEVPCPSHDSPILMIPREYRRDFFDDLFNNDESKWKLFTEKQYEWLFKDSPCTICSSIYQALLNRLKNPQQVLQMLFARHYQFSRRLGTGISVYNPGDPTLKRNVLNNDMLQERINALLKDSGLVHYLFSSYAKTNNGIYALMDVKGYNVERLLELHNIISEGVHKVEYIEEKVTSLFLALMNPEDEDSIKNLPSLSDRIEYIKIPYILDLRTEVEIYRNTFNRHIDDNFLPRVLHNFARIIIATRMKKDSPAMQEWIKNPAKYSSYCDNNLQLLKMEIYTGNIPPWLDEDDRKALTARRRKNIIAESEYEGEQGFSGRDSIRIFSELYSTHAQKKSLISMTTLARFFRQNPAWMRMIPDGFLDSLMHMYNYTITQEIKEALYYYNEEQIDRDLKNYMFAVNFEEGAVVDCLYTGEKIRVGPDFYTPIETRLFADAENPEKAYAFRMEVQKEYTSRTLTQELRLEKKSIEQTRLYASLHERYVHFLKERVLEPFLKNDNFRRAIKDFGSEEFKTYDTRIRTDVSFLMQNLGTKFNYSKLGAKEVCLYLIDNQPVKPAPPVDADEDTRTEYAP from the coding sequence ATGCCCGACGGGATGAAACATACAGCCGTTAAACCCATCGACCGGGCCATGCAGCATTTTGCCCACGTCCAGACCAACTACCGTCATGCGGAGCCGATCCCGTTCAGCCAATACCTTGAACAGGTCACCGCTCATCCGACCACAGCGATCCGCAATATTTTCCAGGTCTTTCACGACATGATCAAATCCTTCGTTGAAAAAGGCGTGGACGAGTACGAAGGAGATCCGGAATCGATCAATTATGTCTATTACGACACCAGCAGGCTGTTCGTCAAAAATGCCGATAACCCGTTCTTTGCCGACCGCCTGTTCAGCAACCGGCTGGTCAAGCTGGTGGACAATTTCCGCAGCAGTGCCCAGCAGAACAAAATCTACATTTTCAAAGGCCCGCACGGCAGCGGGAAAAGTACCTTTTTGGACAACCTGCTGCGGGTCTTCGAACAATACGCCAACAGCCCGGCCGGCTGTTCCTACGAAACCGTCTGGCGTCTCGACCGGCGCTTATTGAATCAATTTGATGATGTCCAGATGGATCGCTTGCTCATGCGAGTGTCCGAGTTGATGGACGAACAGGAGCTGCGCAACAACAATCTGCAAAAGGCCCAGCGGATCATTCAACGGGGTGAATTGTTTGTCGAAGTCCCCTGCCCCAGTCACGACAGTCCGATCCTGATGATTCCGCGCGAATATCGCCGGGATTTCTTTGACGACCTGTTTAACAACGACGAAAGCAAGTGGAAACTATTCACCGAAAAACAATACGAATGGCTCTTCAAGGACAGCCCCTGCACCATCTGCTCATCCATCTACCAGGCCCTGCTCAACCGGCTGAAAAACCCCCAGCAGGTCCTGCAGATGCTCTTTGCCCGCCATTATCAGTTCAGTCGGCGGCTGGGTACCGGCATCAGCGTCTATAACCCCGGTGACCCCACCCTGAAAAGAAACGTCCTCAATAACGATATGCTGCAGGAACGGATCAATGCCCTGCTCAAGGACAGCGGCCTGGTCCACTACCTGTTTTCCAGTTATGCCAAGACCAACAACGGCATTTACGCCCTGATGGATGTCAAGGGGTACAATGTCGAACGCCTGCTGGAGTTGCACAACATCATCAGCGAAGGGGTGCACAAGGTCGAATATATCGAGGAAAAGGTCACCTCACTGTTTCTGGCCCTGATGAATCCGGAGGATGAGGACAGCATAAAAAACCTGCCGTCTCTGTCCGACCGGATCGAATATATCAAAATCCCCTATATCCTCGATCTGCGGACCGAGGTCGAGATTTACCGGAATACCTTCAACCGCCATATCGATGACAATTTCCTCCCCCGGGTGCTGCACAATTTTGCCCGGATCATTATTGCCACGCGCATGAAGAAGGATTCGCCGGCCATGCAGGAGTGGATCAAGAACCCGGCCAAATACAGCAGTTATTGCGACAACAACCTGCAGTTGCTGAAAATGGAGATTTATACCGGCAATATCCCCCCCTGGCTGGATGAGGATGATCGCAAAGCCCTGACCGCCAGACGACGCAAGAACATCATCGCCGAATCGGAATATGAAGGAGAGCAGGGTTTCTCCGGCCGGGATTCGATCAGGATCTTCAGTGAACTCTACTCGACCCATGCCCAGAAAAAGTCCCTGATCAGCATGACCACCCTGGCCCGCTTCTTCCGCCAGAACCCGGCCTGGATGCGCATGATTCCCGATGGTTTCCTGGATTCACTCATGCACATGTATAACTACACCATCACCCAGGAGATCAAGGAAGCCCTTTATTATTACAATGAGGAGCAGATCGACCGGGACCTGAAGAACTATATGTTTGCCGTCAACTTCGAAGAAGGAGCGGTGGTCGATTGTCTTTACACAGGGGAAAAAATCAGGGTCGGACCCGACTTTTACACCCCCATCGAAACACGCCTGTTTGCCGATGCGGAGAACCCGGAGAAAGCTTATGCATTCCGTATGGAGGTCCAGAAAGAATACACCAGCCGCACCCTGACCCAGGAATTGCGCCTTGAGAAAAAGTCCATTGAACAGACCCGGCTGTACGCATCCCTGCATGAGCGTTATGTTCATTTCCTGAAAGAGCGGGTCCTTGAGCCATTTCTCAAGAATGACAACTTCCGGCGGGCGATCAAGGATTTCGGCAGCGAAGAGTTCAAGACCTACGACACCCGGATCCGCACTGACGTCTCCTTTTTAATGCAGAACCTGGGGACAAAGTTCAACTATTCAAAATTGGGAGCAAAAGAAGTCTGCCTTTACCTGATCGATAACCAACCGGTCAAACCAGCACCGCCGGTCGATGCTGATGAGGACACCCGGACCGAGTACGCGCCCTGA